A stretch of the Gammaproteobacteria bacterium genome encodes the following:
- a CDS encoding Gldg family protein: protein MNLSRILAGLRGVPTIARRELAGFFDQATAYILIVAFLALGIFIEFRSLYASNIATLRPLFDLLPWLFAILIPAATMRSLAEERRSGTLEWLLAHPFNEVETVLGKFLGNWIFALVALAGTLPMSIGVLMASEADPGIITAQYVGASLLAAQFVAIGLWASSMTRNQITSFMLAIAVSLVLVLIGLPFVQIGLTPMIGGAAARLSVIGHFENVARGVIDLRDVLYFLSTAALFLVLAIGMVSRERLSHGRADYRRLRVGTIAIAALVVVLNLVGGYIRGRLDLTRGNLYTLADGTREVLANVDDIVTFKLFASDELPPEVQLTLRDVEDLLADFRRAGGGQLVVEKIDPGDSDEARSEASGMGIPELDFNVLRDDEFEVRRGYFGLAMQYADQREIIPIIDRTDDLELRMATAVVSMTTDARPRLRFASGFGARQAFEMPALQQALGDRYSIGSVALDGDTVPPLNPDSIDVLVVAGPTAPMSALALERLAEYVDGGGAAMLLVEGTQIDPQSPMASPVTSGLETFLEERGIRYDGGIVYDLASAERVQMGRQGIFAVVRSYPLWPILFRGADHPVTRDLNNLSVGWASSLILTDSARVTPLWTTTEAGGVQAPGSPIAPDMQAFPDESNLGVEVVAAAVDFALPAEEGQEGDGSEPAGRMIVVADVDFLDEQFVRSSRQNLLFAANSVDWLAQDEALISIRSKDRTPPPLALESDFAKNALKWGNLVGIPLFFCLAGALRVTGRRSRAERRWNEMDA, encoded by the coding sequence ATGAACCTCTCCCGCATTCTCGCCGGTCTCAGGGGCGTGCCCACCATCGCGCGCCGCGAACTCGCGGGCTTCTTCGATCAGGCCACGGCCTACATCCTGATCGTCGCCTTCCTGGCTCTCGGGATCTTCATCGAGTTCCGTTCTCTGTACGCCTCCAACATCGCCACCCTGCGTCCCCTTTTCGATCTCCTGCCCTGGCTGTTCGCGATCCTGATTCCCGCCGCGACCATGCGTTCGCTCGCGGAGGAGCGCCGCAGCGGGACGCTCGAGTGGCTGCTGGCGCATCCGTTCAACGAGGTCGAGACCGTACTCGGCAAGTTCCTGGGGAACTGGATCTTCGCTCTGGTCGCGCTCGCCGGCACGCTGCCGATGTCGATCGGGGTGCTGATGGCGTCCGAAGCCGATCCGGGAATCATCACCGCGCAGTACGTGGGCGCTTCGTTGCTCGCCGCCCAGTTCGTGGCCATCGGCCTGTGGGCATCGAGCATGACCCGCAACCAGATCACCTCGTTCATGCTGGCGATCGCCGTCAGCCTGGTGCTGGTGCTCATCGGCCTGCCGTTCGTGCAGATCGGGCTGACGCCGATGATCGGCGGCGCCGCGGCCCGGCTCTCCGTGATCGGGCACTTCGAGAACGTCGCCCGGGGCGTGATCGACCTGCGCGACGTCCTGTACTTCCTCTCCACCGCCGCCCTCTTCCTGGTGCTGGCGATCGGCATGGTGAGCCGGGAGCGGCTGAGTCACGGCCGGGCCGACTATCGGCGCCTGCGCGTGGGCACCATCGCGATCGCGGCCCTGGTCGTGGTGCTGAACCTGGTCGGCGGCTACATCCGGGGGCGCCTGGACCTGACCCGCGGCAACCTCTACACCCTCGCCGACGGGACCCGCGAGGTGCTGGCGAACGTCGACGACATCGTCACCTTCAAGCTCTTCGCGTCCGACGAGCTTCCCCCGGAGGTGCAGCTCACGCTGCGCGACGTGGAGGATCTGCTCGCGGACTTCCGGCGCGCGGGCGGCGGGCAGCTGGTGGTCGAGAAGATCGATCCCGGCGACAGCGACGAGGCCCGTTCCGAGGCCAGCGGCATGGGGATCCCGGAACTCGACTTCAACGTCCTGCGCGACGACGAGTTCGAGGTGCGCCGGGGGTACTTCGGGCTGGCCATGCAGTACGCGGACCAGCGCGAGATCATCCCCATCATCGACCGCACCGACGACCTGGAGCTGCGCATGGCGACGGCGGTCGTGTCCATGACCACCGACGCGCGCCCGCGCCTGCGCTTCGCCTCCGGGTTCGGCGCCAGGCAGGCCTTCGAGATGCCGGCGCTGCAGCAGGCGCTCGGCGACCGCTACTCGATCGGAAGCGTCGCGCTCGACGGCGACACGGTGCCTCCGCTGAATCCGGATTCCATCGACGTGCTGGTGGTGGCGGGGCCGACGGCGCCCATGTCGGCGCTCGCCCTGGAGCGGCTCGCGGAGTACGTGGACGGCGGCGGTGCCGCGATGCTGCTGGTGGAGGGGACGCAGATCGATCCGCAGTCGCCGATGGCGTCGCCGGTGACGTCGGGGCTCGAGACTTTCCTGGAGGAGCGCGGAATCAGATACGACGGAGGCATCGTCTACGACCTGGCCTCCGCGGAGCGGGTGCAGATGGGTCGCCAGGGGATCTTCGCCGTGGTGCGTTCCTACCCCTTATGGCCCATCCTCTTCCGGGGCGCCGATCATCCGGTGACCCGCGACCTCAACAACCTCTCCGTCGGATGGGCCAGCTCGCTGATCCTGACCGACTCGGCGCGCGTCACGCCGCTCTGGACCACCACGGAAGCGGGGGGCGTGCAGGCGCCGGGCAGCCCCATCGCTCCCGACATGCAGGCCTTCCCCGACGAGTCCAATCTCGGTGTTGAGGTTGTAGCGGCGGCGGTGGATTTCGCGCTTCCCGCCGAGGAAGGGCAGGAGGGCGACGGTTCCGAACCGGCCGGCCGCATGATCGTCGTAGCCGATGTGGACTTCCTGGACGAGCAGTTCGTCCGGTCGAGCCGCCAGAACCTGCTCTTCGCCGCAAACTCGGTCGACTGGCTGGCGCAGGACGAGGCGCTCATCAGCATCCGCTCCAAGGATCGCACGCCGCCTCCGCTGGCGCTGGAGTCGGACTTCGCCAAGAACGCGCTCAAGTGGGGGAACCTGGTGGGCATCCCCCTCTTCTTCTGCCTCGCCGGCGCCCTGCGGGTGACGGGCAGGCGGTCCCGCGCCGAGCGCCGCTGGAACGAGATGGACGCATGA
- a CDS encoding DUF4340 domain-containing protein, whose protein sequence is MSKNALQRLVIALAGLLVLYGVIRLVGGRSPEVPPGAVELAAELEGIDERTLEGATFSGSDREIEVARVAGEWTVNGYEADSAAVARMFTALSEVEVGALAAANPANHERLGVTGRDAWMLEFRLLGGESRILALGRVGSAFQTAYARLPGSDEVYTVRGDLRGSFTRTLTDWRDKLIARTDVESIASIEVERDGEVVIVERGDAGWTVAESGSVPDSATVANMLDEVDELRAIGFVEDGSEFPTEDLRRFVALNESGDTVLTLEMAPVDAEYWVRAAGNDTLYRLAAFRATRIVPEPDRLLGREGG, encoded by the coding sequence ATGAGCAAGAACGCACTGCAGAGACTTGTCATCGCGCTCGCGGGACTGCTGGTCCTTTACGGGGTCATCCGCCTGGTGGGCGGCCGCAGTCCGGAGGTCCCCCCCGGAGCGGTCGAGCTGGCGGCGGAGCTGGAGGGCATCGACGAGCGCACCCTGGAGGGCGCCACCTTCAGCGGGTCCGACCGGGAGATCGAGGTGGCGCGCGTCGCCGGTGAATGGACGGTGAACGGGTACGAAGCCGACTCCGCCGCGGTGGCGCGCATGTTCACGGCGCTCTCGGAGGTCGAGGTGGGCGCACTGGCCGCGGCCAACCCGGCCAACCACGAGCGCCTGGGGGTGACCGGCCGCGACGCCTGGATGCTCGAGTTCCGCCTCCTCGGCGGCGAAAGCCGCATCCTGGCGCTGGGCCGGGTCGGATCGGCCTTCCAGACCGCCTACGCCCGCCTGCCCGGCTCCGACGAGGTCTACACCGTTCGCGGCGACCTGCGCGGTTCCTTCACCCGCACCCTCACGGACTGGCGCGACAAGCTCATCGCGCGCACGGACGTGGAGTCCATCGCATCCATCGAGGTGGAGCGCGACGGAGAGGTCGTCATCGTCGAGCGCGGCGACGCCGGCTGGACGGTGGCGGAGTCGGGCTCGGTGCCGGATTCGGCTACGGTCGCGAACATGCTGGACGAGGTGGACGAGCTGCGCGCCATCGGTTTCGTGGAGGACGGATCCGAGTTTCCGACCGAGGACCTGCGTCGCTTCGTGGCTCTGAATGAGAGCGGCGACACCGTCCTTACGCTGGAAATGGCGCCGGTGGACGCCGAATACTGGGTGCGCGCCGCGGGGAACGATACCCTCTACCGCCTGGCGGCCTTCCGGGCCACCCGGATCGTGCCCGAGCCGGACCGGCTGCTGGGACGGGAAGGGGGGTAG
- a CDS encoding outer membrane lipoprotein-sorting protein: MPGTRQGLQGPHKRGMAMWLALAGTILHLAVAAPARAQLDPNAIIDRVDRLLRGESSRGVATMEIVTEHWERQMTMEIWSLGTDYSLVRLRAPRREAGTATLKAAEDIWNYLPKVDRTIKVPASMMGGSWMGSHFTNDDLVKDSRLVEDYDIELVFDGEDADGVAVWDFRLTPRPEVPVVWGHIDYRIRQSDDMPVRAEFFDENGELARTIEHGDYTEFRGRIVPRVMNMYPADKPDERTTIRYEELEFDIDVDPSFFSLRTLQRGR; this comes from the coding sequence ATGCCAGGAACACGCCAGGGACTCCAGGGGCCGCACAAGCGCGGCATGGCGATGTGGCTCGCGCTTGCGGGCACGATCCTGCATCTGGCCGTCGCGGCGCCGGCCCGGGCCCAGTTGGACCCGAACGCCATCATCGATCGGGTGGACCGGCTGCTGCGCGGTGAGTCCAGCCGGGGCGTCGCGACGATGGAGATCGTGACCGAGCACTGGGAGCGGCAGATGACGATGGAGATCTGGTCGCTCGGCACGGACTATTCGCTCGTCCGCCTGCGGGCGCCGCGGAGGGAAGCCGGAACGGCGACTCTGAAGGCCGCCGAGGACATCTGGAACTACCTCCCCAAGGTCGATCGGACGATCAAGGTTCCTGCCTCGATGATGGGCGGATCGTGGATGGGATCGCACTTCACGAACGACGACCTGGTCAAGGACAGCAGGCTCGTCGAGGACTACGACATCGAACTCGTGTTCGACGGAGAGGATGCGGATGGCGTGGCCGTCTGGGACTTTCGCCTGACTCCCAGGCCGGAGGTGCCCGTCGTCTGGGGACACATCGACTACCGGATCCGGCAGTCCGACGACATGCCGGTCCGGGCGGAGTTCTTCGACGAGAACGGCGAACTGGCCAGGACCATAGAGCACGGCGACTACACCGAGTTCAGAGGGCGGATCGTTCCCAGGGTCATGAACATGTACCCGGCGGACAAGCCGGACGAACGCACGACGATCCGCTACGAGGAGCTTGAGTTCGACATCGACGTCGATCCATCCTTCTTCTCGCTCCGGACCCTGCAGCGCGGGAGGTAG
- a CDS encoding ABC transporter permease, with protein sequence MTGRLWRIGWRNLGRNRKRTVLTALGLGVGYFAVVFMVGWAEGVSTELVENATSLASGQIEIHDADYRPERSLYETIGGREGADVGEILRTIEADPSVVTAAPRVYASGLVSTGEATSAGVLLGVDPEREVALTRFLDPLAAGRLPATGRYEAVVGDEMARQLELGVGDELVVVASAADGSMGNDLYTVTGIFRTGLLEFDAGTMVMPVADLQTLVVLDPGRVHEIAVSTDDPSQADLTATRLAASLGAPERAMSVASWTELNPVLAQYVALADATYWIFIVLIYSVASFGIANTTLMATFERRREFAVMLALGASPRSVVGTVLSEAVATGVIGLGLGTAVTVPLLVWFSAAPPDLGWLFGSLTVEGVLLTPSLRVGTNVPAWTWATIGLIVTALVSALYPALRAARVPPADTLSGV encoded by the coding sequence GTGACGGGCCGGTTGTGGCGAATCGGGTGGCGCAACCTCGGCCGTAACCGGAAGCGAACGGTTCTCACCGCGCTCGGCCTCGGGGTCGGCTACTTTGCCGTGGTGTTCATGGTCGGATGGGCTGAGGGGGTCTCGACGGAACTCGTCGAGAACGCCACGTCTCTCGCCAGTGGACAGATCGAGATCCACGATGCCGACTACCGGCCCGAGCGCAGCCTGTACGAGACCATCGGCGGCCGCGAGGGTGCCGACGTGGGGGAGATCCTGCGCACCATCGAGGCCGATCCCTCGGTCGTGACCGCCGCCCCGCGCGTGTACGCGAGCGGGCTCGTGAGTACCGGCGAAGCGACATCGGCCGGCGTTCTGCTCGGCGTCGATCCCGAGCGCGAGGTGGCGCTGACCCGTTTTCTGGATCCCCTGGCAGCGGGCCGCCTGCCTGCCACCGGCCGATACGAAGCCGTGGTGGGAGACGAGATGGCGCGGCAGCTCGAGCTGGGCGTCGGGGACGAACTCGTCGTCGTCGCCTCGGCGGCGGACGGCTCGATGGGCAACGACCTGTACACGGTCACCGGCATCTTCCGGACCGGCCTGCTCGAGTTCGATGCCGGCACCATGGTCATGCCGGTCGCAGACCTCCAGACGCTCGTGGTCCTCGATCCGGGGCGGGTCCACGAAATCGCGGTCAGCACTGACGATCCGTCGCAAGCCGACCTGACCGCGACCCGCCTCGCAGCCTCCCTTGGAGCTCCCGAACGGGCGATGTCGGTCGCGTCATGGACGGAGCTCAATCCGGTGCTTGCCCAGTATGTCGCGCTCGCCGATGCGACGTACTGGATCTTCATCGTCCTCATCTATTCGGTCGCCAGCTTCGGCATCGCCAACACGACGCTGATGGCCACCTTCGAACGCCGCCGCGAGTTCGCCGTCATGCTGGCGCTGGGTGCATCGCCGCGGTCCGTGGTAGGCACGGTGCTGTCAGAGGCGGTCGCGACCGGCGTCATCGGGCTGGGCCTCGGGACCGCCGTCACGGTGCCGCTGCTGGTCTGGTTCTCCGCGGCGCCGCCCGACCTCGGATGGCTCTTCGGAAGTCTCACCGTGGAGGGCGTCCTGCTGACGCCGAGTCTCCGTGTGGGGACCAACGTGCCGGCATGGACCTGGGCGACCATCGGCCTGATCGTCACGGCACTCGTCTCCGCCCTCTACCCGGCACTCCGTGCGGCGCGGGTGCCGCCTGCCGACACTCTGTCGGGCGTGTAG
- a CDS encoding FtsX-like permease family protein, protein MLLRVLVRLALRNLRRHLRRTVLTASAMIVGGAFLVWSMTIDDGSHEQWVDSGVRMGSGHVTVERPEYRLRRQIDNRLTTDVRRAAEQALASPEIAPHVVTMSAKLGINGLASSAAGARPAQIVGVDPVAEAGFGMIDDGVIEGRYLEPDDRLAAFVGADLALSLGLEIGSRFVVQAQGADGEITGQLLHVTGIFRSRVAAIDQATIHITLATAGEWLGSGSDVTNVAVVLQGSGRARWVSDRLALALAEPVERGEARVVGWREANPVLAAGIAIDEFGNYVIQGFLFVIIAFGIVNTVLMSVMHRQREFGVLQAQGLTPGQTGTVVLIEGLTLSAVSGLVGVGLGLLGTWYFFGDGLDTSVFMQDIDELTFSGAVVDPIIVPIFGVRRIVQIVAFILGIGILASVYPALRAARVDVTEAMKFDR, encoded by the coding sequence GTGCTCCTGCGCGTCCTGGTCCGGCTCGCCCTGAGGAACCTGCGCCGGCATCTGCGTCGCACGGTGCTGACCGCCTCGGCGATGATCGTGGGCGGCGCATTCCTGGTCTGGTCGATGACGATCGACGACGGCAGCCACGAGCAGTGGGTCGATTCCGGTGTGCGCATGGGGAGCGGACACGTGACCGTCGAGCGACCCGAGTACCGGCTGCGCCGTCAGATCGACAACCGGCTGACGACGGACGTCAGGCGCGCCGCGGAGCAGGCGCTGGCCTCGCCGGAGATCGCGCCGCATGTCGTGACCATGTCCGCCAAGCTCGGCATCAACGGGCTGGCGAGTTCGGCGGCCGGGGCGCGCCCGGCGCAGATCGTGGGCGTCGACCCCGTCGCCGAAGCGGGCTTCGGCATGATCGACGATGGGGTGATCGAAGGGCGCTACCTCGAGCCCGATGATCGGCTGGCGGCCTTTGTCGGCGCCGATCTGGCCCTCAGCCTGGGACTCGAAATCGGATCGCGCTTCGTCGTGCAGGCGCAGGGTGCCGACGGCGAGATCACGGGGCAGCTGCTCCACGTGACAGGGATCTTCCGCAGCCGCGTCGCCGCCATCGACCAGGCGACGATCCACATCACGCTCGCGACCGCCGGCGAGTGGCTCGGTTCCGGGAGCGACGTGACCAACGTCGCGGTCGTCCTGCAGGGCAGTGGCAGAGCCCGGTGGGTCTCCGACCGCCTGGCGCTGGCGCTTGCAGAGCCGGTGGAACGGGGCGAGGCACGCGTCGTGGGGTGGCGCGAGGCGAACCCCGTACTGGCGGCGGGGATCGCGATCGACGAGTTCGGAAATTACGTGATTCAGGGGTTCCTGTTCGTCATCATCGCGTTCGGGATCGTCAACACGGTGCTGATGTCGGTGATGCATCGCCAGCGCGAGTTCGGCGTGCTTCAGGCGCAGGGGCTGACGCCGGGTCAGACGGGCACCGTCGTTCTCATCGAAGGCCTCACGCTGTCCGCCGTCAGCGGGCTGGTCGGCGTCGGCCTGGGACTCCTGGGCACCTGGTATTTCTTCGGCGACGGGCTCGACACGTCGGTCTTCATGCAGGACATCGACGAGTTGACATTCTCCGGTGCCGTCGTTGACCCTATCATCGTCCCGATCTTCGGGGTACGACGCATCGTCCAGATTGTCGCGTTCATTCTCGGCATTGGCATTCTCGCCTCGGTCTATCCGGCGCTGCGCGCCGCCCGGGTCGACGTCACCGAGGCGATGAAGTTCGATCGGTAG
- a CDS encoding ABC transporter ATP-binding protein: MAVRDTAAARTDGVWKVFEQEAESVQAVRDVSLTIERGEFTALAGPSGSGKTTLLNLIGGLTRPTQGRVWVAGREVSRMSNQELARLRLEEVGFVFQAYNLLPVLTALENAEFPMLLQGVPAEERQARVRGLFARTGMEGLEDRRPGKLSGGQQQRVAVVRAVASRPALVLADEPTANLDSVSSEALLDVMGELNRDLGVTFVFATHDSRVMERSRRLIRMVDGTVHDDERRS, encoded by the coding sequence ATGGCAGTGCGCGACACGGCAGCCGCCCGGACCGACGGTGTCTGGAAGGTCTTCGAGCAGGAAGCCGAATCCGTGCAGGCGGTCCGCGATGTCAGCCTGACCATAGAGCGTGGCGAGTTCACCGCGCTCGCGGGGCCGTCGGGCTCAGGCAAGACGACGCTGCTGAATCTGATCGGTGGCCTGACCCGCCCCACGCAGGGACGGGTCTGGGTCGCCGGGCGCGAGGTGAGCCGCATGTCGAACCAGGAGCTGGCGCGGCTCCGGCTCGAGGAGGTCGGCTTCGTCTTCCAGGCCTATAACCTGCTCCCCGTGCTCACGGCGTTGGAGAATGCGGAATTCCCGATGCTCCTTCAGGGCGTGCCCGCGGAGGAGCGTCAGGCGCGGGTCCGCGGACTCTTTGCGCGCACGGGAATGGAAGGGCTCGAAGACCGGCGCCCGGGCAAGCTGTCGGGCGGCCAGCAGCAGCGGGTCGCCGTCGTGCGTGCGGTGGCCAGCCGTCCGGCCCTGGTGCTCGCGGACGAGCCGACGGCGAACCTGGACTCCGTCTCCAGCGAAGCGCTCCTCGATGTCATGGGCGAGCTGAATCGCGACCTCGGAGTGACCTTCGTCTTCGCCACCCACGACAGCCGCGTCATGGAGCGGTCCCGGCGTCTGATCCGCATGGTCGACGGCACGGTGCATGACGACGAGCGCCGATCCTGA